A window of the Vigna angularis cultivar LongXiaoDou No.4 chromosome 3, ASM1680809v1, whole genome shotgun sequence genome harbors these coding sequences:
- the LOC108318778 gene encoding uncharacterized protein LOC108318778: MGEGGAATAVAEAQYSLVKTSVWWDIENCQVPKGCDPHAIAQNISSALVRMNYCGPVSISAYGDTTGITASVQHALSSTGISLNHVPAGVKDASDKKILVDMLFWAVDNPAPANYLLISGDRDFSNALHQLRLRRYNILLAQPKKASAPLVAAAKSVWLWTSLLAGGPPLTKGESLQLANNDIRSSSDSIQSTVHNAFQIPQYLESYSEVHTGNQKFPGTGRQLDSRHHGKTNGKNSSKPNGPKVLNPAPVGLQENYGYISSSRPGNYTHGVPPSGSTTNFAHNVPPSESTPNFTHNVPPSGSTPNFTCGNPDQMRGNNGTPPGNHQNPHSQALRSNYFPLQPPFAPSSSFFPNSQTFATSVVPTRTCGPSFSAAPLTKVPDVGNIYPSNAQDPHPVKHLNGDLKRSSCSISSNPIIKSIDEPHGHMIQNAQHLYSGHSHGPKHQPTSATVGNNNLPGNGMWGSPGFPKPSEYVQGLIGVVLLALNTLKTEKIMPTESNITDCIRCGDPKHRSTDVKKALESAVEQQMVVKQKVGALRLFVGKNDKVWKCVNTIGGNPKKHSKETWNEIKKFLSTSSGRLAIMSTQCKYEAGIVIKNMCLKNHALGDVLQILNIAITVKKWIVHQQLSWQPLKVTLTEVNSDSEVVGCQ; encoded by the exons ATGGGCGAAGGCGGAGCGGCGACGGCAGTTGCGGAGGCACAATACTCGTTGGTCAAGACTTCGGTTTGGTGGGACATAGAGAACTGTCAAGTGCCCAAAGGGTGCGATCCCCACGCCATCGCGCAGAATATAAGCTCCGCTCTCGTTCGGATGAATTATTGCGGCCCTGTTTCCATCTCTGCTTACGGTGACACCACTGGTATCACTGCCTCCGTCCAACATGCCCTCTCCAGCACCGGCATCTCCCTCAACCATGTCCCCGCCG GTGTTAAAGATGCAAGTGACAAAAAGATTCTTGTTGACATGTTATTCTGGGCTGTGGACAATCCTGCACCTGCTAATTACTTATTAATATCTGGTGATAGAGACTTTTCCAATGCTCTTCATCAGCTGCGGTTGAGGAGGTATAATATTCTTCTTGCACAGCCTAAGAAAGCTTCTGCACCCCTAGTAGCAGCTGCTAAGAGTGTGTGGCTTTGGACTAGTCTCTTGGCTGGAGGACCTCCCCTTACGAAGGGTGAATCACTACAACTTGCTAATAATGACATCCGATCCTCTTCTGACTCCATACAAAGTACAGTCCATAATGCCTTTCAGATACCGCAGTATCTGGAATCCTATTCAGAAGTTCATACTGGAAATCAGAAATTTCCTGGTACAGGAAGGCAACTTGATTCTAGACATCATGGGAAGACGAATGGGAAAAATTCAAGTAAACCAAATGGACCCAAGGTCTTGAATCCAGCTCCAGTTGGACTTCAAGAAAATTATGGCTATATAAGTTCTTCTCGACCTGGCAACTATACCCATGGTGTTCCCCCAAGTGGTTCTACTACAAATTTTGCCCATAATGTTCCCCCAAGTGAATCTACACCAAATTTTACCCATAATGTTCCCCCAAGTGGTTCTACTCCTAATTTTACTTGTGGCAATCCTGATCAAATGCGGGGCAATAATGGTACTCCACCAGGAAATCATCAAAATCCACATTCACAGGCATTAAGATCAAATTATTTTCCTTTGCAGCCTCCTTTTGCACCAAGCAGTTCATTTTTCCCAAATTCCCAAACTTTTGCAACTTCAGTAGTGCCAACTAGAACCTGTGGGCCCAGCTTTTCTGCAGCACCACTTACGAAGGTGCCAGATGTTGGTAATATTTATCCTAGTAACGCTCAGGATCCACACCCCGTTAAACATTTGAACGGGGACTTGAAACGGAGTTCTTGCAGTATTTCTTCAAATCCTATTATTAAGTCGATTGATGAACCACATGGGCACATGATACAGAATGCACAACATTTGTATAGTGGCCATTCACATGGTCCAAAACACCAACCTACATCAGCAACTGTGGGTAATAATAATCTTCCTGGTAATGGTATGTGGGGATCTCCAGGATTTCCTAAACCTTCTGAATACGTCCAAGGTCTTATAGGGGTTGTTTTACTTGCCTTGAACACactaaaaactgaaaaaattatGCCAACTGAGTCAAATATAACGGATTGTATTCGATGTGGAGATCCCAAGCATCGCAGTACAGATGTCAAGAAGGCTCTGGAGAGTGCAGTTGAGCAGCAGATGGTGGTGAAGCAAAAAGTAGGTGCTTTGCGGTTGTTTGTTGGTAAGAATGATAAAGTTTGGAAGTGTGTAAACACTATAGGTGGTAATCCTAAGAAGCACTCAAAAGAGACGtggaatgaaattaaaaaatttctatcTACTTCTTCGGGAAGATTAGCAATAATGAGTACGCAGTGCAA GTACGAAGCAGGTATTGTGATTAAGAATATGTGCTTGAAAAATCATGCTTTGGGTGATGTCCTACAAATTTTGAACATAGCGATTACCGTTAAAAAATGGATTGTGCATCAACAATTGAGCTGGCAACCACTTAAAGTCACCCTTACTGAGGTCAATTCTGATTCAGAGGTCGTAGGATGCCAATAA